Below is a genomic region from Pseudomonas extremaustralis.
ATCGACGCCTAGAAGGCTGTCGACTTTTCGCCGGAAAAATCCTTTTCCCATAAAACTCCCCAAAACTTTGCCTGTCATACCGCCTGATTGCCGCCGGGCACCCTGCATTCGGTCGACTTGTCGAAGAGCCGCGAATGACGCCCCAAGCCGAAAATGCTTTAATGCCCAGCGTTTTTTCCCGCTTTTTATCTGCAGCTCGGGTTGATCCATCGTTTGCCATGCATGCCCCGACGCCTAACCCATTCTTTTCTCTGGAAATCCAAAAGCCTTGATTCGTCTGCTGAAGTTTTTCGGGTACTCCATTGTCGCGATCGTCTGCGGGCTGCTGCTCGTACTCAGCGGGGCCTACCTCTACCTTAGTCCGGGTTTGCCCTCCGTAGAGGCCCTCAGAAGTATCCAGTTGCAGATTCCTTTGCGGGTCTACAGCAGCGATGAAAAACTGATCGCGGAGTTCGGCGAAATGCGCCGCACACCGATCCGTTTTGCCGACATTCCCCCCAATTTCATCAGTGCCCTGCTGTCGGCCGAAGACGATAATTTCGCCAACCACTATGGCGTCGACCCCAGCAGCCTGGTGCGCGCGGCCACGCAATTGGTAAAAAGCGGACACATTCAATCCGGTGGCAGCACCATCACCATGCAGGTGGCGAAGAACTTCTTCCTCACCAGCGAGCGCAGCTTTTCGCGTAAAGCCACCGAGATCCTCCTGGCCCTGCAGATCGAACGCCAGCTGACCAAGGACGAGATCCTCGAGCTGTACGTCAACAAGATCTACCTGGGCAACCGTGCCTACGGGATCGAGGCGGCCTCCCAGGTGTACTACGGCAAGTCGATTCGCGACGCCAGCCTGGCGCAGATGGCAATGATTGCCGGCCTGCCCAAGGCGCCATCGCGCTTCAACCCCCTGGCCAACCCGGCGCGCAGCAAAGAGCGTCGCGACTGGATCCTGGGGCGCATGTACAAGCTGGGCAAGATCGACCAGGCGGCTTACGAAAGTGCCGTGGCCGAGCCGTTGAACGCCAGCTACCACGTACCGACCCCGGAAGTGAACGCACCGTACATCGCTGAAATGGCCCGCGCCGAGATGGTCGGCCGTTACGGTAGCGACGCTTACACCGAAGGCTTTCGCGTGACCACCACCGTTCCGAGCGACTTGCAGGAAATCGCCAATGACGCGGTGCATTCCGGCCTGATCGCCTACGATCAGCGCCACGGTTATCGCGGCCCCGAGTCACGCCTGCCGGGCAAGACCCTCAGCGCCTGGACCACCGAGCTGAGCAAACAGCGCCCGATCAGCGGCCTGGAGCCGGCCATCGTCACCCAAGTGAAGAAAGATGGCGTGCAGGTGCTGACCCGCACCGGCGAAGCCCATGTGTCCTGGGACAGCATGAAGTGGGCGCGCCCATTCCTGAACACCAACAGCATGGGCCCGATGCCCAAGCAACCGTCGGACGTCGCGCAAGTGGGCGACCTGATCCGCGTGCAACGCCTGAAGGACGACAGCCTCAAATTCAGCCAGGTGCCGCTGGCCCAGGGCGCCCTGGTGTCGCTGGACCCGCAGAACGGTGCGATCCGCGCCCTGGTCGGCGGCTTTGCCTTCGAGCAGAGCAACTACAACCGCGCGACCCAGGCCAAGCGTCAGCCGGGTTCGAGCTTCAAGCCGTTCA
It encodes:
- a CDS encoding penicillin-binding protein 1A, coding for MRLLKFFGYSIVAIVCGLLLVLSGAYLYLSPGLPSVEALRSIQLQIPLRVYSSDEKLIAEFGEMRRTPIRFADIPPNFISALLSAEDDNFANHYGVDPSSLVRAATQLVKSGHIQSGGSTITMQVAKNFFLTSERSFSRKATEILLALQIERQLTKDEILELYVNKIYLGNRAYGIEAASQVYYGKSIRDASLAQMAMIAGLPKAPSRFNPLANPARSKERRDWILGRMYKLGKIDQAAYESAVAEPLNASYHVPTPEVNAPYIAEMARAEMVGRYGSDAYTEGFRVTTTVPSDLQEIANDAVHSGLIAYDQRHGYRGPESRLPGKTLSAWTTELSKQRPISGLEPAIVTQVKKDGVQVLTRTGEAHVSWDSMKWARPFLNTNSMGPMPKQPSDVAQVGDLIRVQRLKDDSLKFSQVPLAQGALVSLDPQNGAIRALVGGFAFEQSNYNRATQAKRQPGSSFKPFIYSAALDNGYTAASLVNDAPIVFVDEYLDKVWRPKNDTNTFLGPIRIREALYKSRNLVSIRLLQAMGVGKTIDYITRFGFNKADLPPNLSLALGTATLTPMEIATGWSTFANGGYKVTPYLIEKIESRNGDTLFTANPPRVPGDVVNGMVATDGLAAPSNGGITIEPTPGAVPATNSATPTEPQAPAVAERVVDARTTYILNSILEDVIKKGTGRRAMALGRADIAGKTGTTNESKDAWFSGYNADYVTTVWTGYDQPESLGRREFGGTVALPIWMSYMGAALKDKPLHTQPEPEGILSLRIDPVSGRAASPSTPNAYFELFKSEDTPPSINELGNGVAPGSPLPADEAAPIDLF